A single genomic interval of Lewinellaceae bacterium harbors:
- a CDS encoding DUF2891 domain-containing protein, producing MKYFCVALTLITLLGCTSKTTQKMPAPKPPVPEVELTPEAASRLSRLAMNCIGQEYPNKLGQVLGDSTYLAEPRALHPAFYGCFDWHSAVHGHWSLVRLLKTFPNMPEAAAIRAQIAQNLTPENIRQEMAFFEDEHNKNYERTYGWAWLLKLAEELDGWDDPQGKQWREALRPLEKMIVQKFLDFLPKLTYPIRVGEHTNTAFALAFAWDYAAATKTWELQQLIEFRARDFYFKDQGCPVSWEPSGFDFLSPCLEEADIMSRVLEEKEFQDWFAKFLPNWQVMEPAEVSDRTDGKLVHLDGLNFSRAWALYSISKKLPKQKEDLARLAAVHINKSLPQITSGDYAGEHWLASFALYALSVEEGLE from the coding sequence ATGAAATACTTTTGCGTTGCGTTAACTTTGATCACCTTATTAGGCTGCACTTCTAAAACCACTCAAAAAATGCCGGCGCCCAAGCCCCCCGTCCCTGAAGTCGAGCTTACGCCGGAGGCCGCATCCCGCCTCAGCCGGCTGGCGATGAACTGCATCGGCCAGGAATACCCCAACAAACTCGGGCAGGTGCTGGGCGACTCTACCTATCTGGCGGAGCCCCGTGCTTTGCACCCTGCCTTTTATGGCTGCTTCGACTGGCACTCCGCCGTGCACGGGCACTGGTCTTTGGTACGTTTGCTGAAAACCTTCCCGAATATGCCGGAGGCAGCGGCCATTCGCGCTCAGATAGCCCAAAACCTCACGCCCGAAAATATCCGGCAGGAAATGGCTTTTTTTGAAGACGAGCACAACAAAAACTACGAGCGCACCTACGGCTGGGCCTGGCTGCTCAAACTGGCCGAAGAGCTGGACGGTTGGGACGACCCTCAGGGCAAGCAATGGCGGGAGGCGCTGCGCCCGCTGGAAAAGATGATCGTTCAGAAGTTCCTGGATTTCCTGCCCAAGCTCACCTATCCCATCCGCGTGGGGGAGCACACCAATACCGCCTTCGCCCTGGCCTTCGCCTGGGATTATGCCGCTGCTACCAAAACCTGGGAACTGCAACAGCTCATCGAATTCCGGGCCCGCGATTTTTATTTCAAAGACCAGGGCTGCCCCGTGTCCTGGGAACCCAGCGGCTTCGATTTCTTATCCCCCTGCCTGGAAGAAGCCGACATCATGAGCCGGGTGCTGGAAGAGAAAGAGTTTCAGGACTGGTTCGCCAAATTCCTGCCCAACTGGCAGGTAATGGAACCGGCCGAGGTGAGCGACCGCACCGACGGCAAGCTCGTGCACCTGGATGGGCTGAACTTTAGCCGGGCCTGGGCGCTGTATTCTATTTCCAAAAAGTTGCCAAAGCAAAAGGAAGATTTGGCCCGCCTGGCCGCTGTACATATAAACAAGAGCCTGCCGCAGATTACGAGCGGAGATTATGCCGGGGAGCACTGGCTGGCTTCTTTTGCGTTGTATGCGTTGAGCGTGGAGGAGGGATTGGAGTAA
- a CDS encoding DUF2911 domain-containing protein, which translates to MKTILTGLILGFFFLAACNNSQSTGQSDADANQPEEQTETTASEDTETEDSAKSNRPSPPRTASGAIGEMAVEINYSSPSVKGRKIWGGLVPYSEVWRTGANEATTISFSKTVLVEGKKLAAGKYSLFTIPKEGKWTVIFNTVADQWGAYEYDKAKDALRVEVTPQPLNEPVEMLEFAVADGKVTLRWENLAVPVSVAPAG; encoded by the coding sequence ATGAAAACGATACTCACCGGACTAATACTAGGATTTTTCTTCCTGGCAGCCTGCAATAATTCCCAATCCACTGGCCAGTCAGATGCCGATGCCAACCAACCGGAAGAACAAACAGAAACAACGGCCTCCGAAGATACGGAAACGGAAGACAGCGCCAAATCCAACCGCCCCAGCCCTCCCCGCACGGCGAGCGGCGCCATAGGAGAAATGGCGGTGGAGATCAACTACAGCAGCCCTTCGGTCAAAGGCCGCAAAATATGGGGCGGGCTGGTTCCGTACAGTGAAGTATGGCGGACCGGCGCCAACGAAGCCACCACCATTTCCTTTTCAAAAACCGTTTTAGTGGAAGGCAAGAAACTGGCAGCTGGAAAGTATTCCCTCTTCACCATCCCAAAAGAAGGGAAATGGACCGTGATCTTCAATACGGTTGCCGACCAGTGGGGCGCCTACGAGTACGATAAAGCTAAGGATGCTCTGAGAGTGGAAGTTACACCCCAACCTCTTAATGAACCGGTGGAAATGCTGGAGTTCGCCGTTGCCGATGGCAAGGTGACTCTGCGGTGGGAGAATCTGGCGGTGCCGGTTAGTGTGGCTCCTGCCGGTTAG
- a CDS encoding DUF2177 family protein, which translates to MAFLKLYLIALLAFFPLDMLWLGWLGRNFYRQQLGPLMREQADWLAAVLFYLLFLAGIIVFVVQPSLSGSARDVLLRGAFFGLVTYAAYDLVNRTVINHFSWTLVVVDMLWGVVLCATVSFITWYFGR; encoded by the coding sequence ATGGCCTTTCTCAAACTCTACCTCATCGCCCTCCTGGCCTTCTTTCCGCTGGACATGCTCTGGCTTGGCTGGCTCGGCCGCAACTTCTATCGCCAGCAGCTCGGCCCGCTCATGCGGGAGCAGGCCGACTGGCTGGCGGCCGTTTTGTTCTACCTCCTCTTTCTGGCCGGCATTATTGTCTTTGTCGTGCAACCTTCGCTTTCGGGCAGCGCCCGCGACGTTTTGCTGCGCGGCGCCTTCTTCGGCCTGGTCACCTATGCTGCCTACGACCTGGTAAACCGGACGGTGATCAACCATTTTTCCTGGACACTGGTGGTCGTGGATATGCTTTGGGGGGTTGTGCTTTGTGCAACGGTGAGCTTTATAACCTGGTATTTTGGAAGGTAG
- a CDS encoding bifunctional acetate--CoA ligase family protein/GNAT family N-acetyltransferase → MNNKLDKIFRPGAIAVIGASNERHTVGYALVNNLVGKGYNGTVYPVNLNEHSIQGVRCYHHVGEIEDKVDLALIATPADSVAGLVKECGQAGVGGVVIISAGFSETGKEGQALSAKVIKSARKYGMRVVGPNCLGFINPSLNLNATFANRMALPGKIAFISQSGALCTAILDWARRQKVGFSHFVSIGDMIDIGFHDLIDYFGNDPHTSSILIYMESLKDARKFMSAARAFARTKPILVLKAGKSKEGAQATLSHTGSLAGNDAVFEAALKRAGIIRVETIAQLFNCAQGLALQQRPLGNRLAIITNAGGPGVLATDHLIENGGALAELSDETFARLDQSLHSNWSRGNPVDIHGDATAQRYREAVEACIEDKNTDGILVILTPQAVTRAAEVEREITTLARRTRKTILASWMEEEEFPREFWYRPPDNTIPSFQFPESAVDVFLKMYNYTRNIELLYETPSTMPHEFSPDIGAANALLNNAIKAGRRQLTEIEAKQLLAYYEMPVTRSQLAKTPAEAVQLAQKTGFPVVMKIVSPDIGLKTDIGGVEVGLNNPADVETAFAEIKDRVQKACPEAEIYGVSVEEMISKRYELLIGANKDPIFGPVIVFALGGVTVEIFKDSSIGLPPLNMALAKRIIEETKVYELLKGYRGMPEVDIRSIQFILYKFAYLIMDCPQIKEIDINPFVVDEHGGIVLDAYVILDRDYREALHRPYSHLVITPYPKQYVRPFVMNNGQEAVLRPIRPEDEPLEAEMIAGFSRQTQYFRFFGFVPHISKELLRRSTQIDYDREIAIIAEIKEEGKKVMAGEVRLLADADNESAEFAIAVADRWQGLGLGSKLTDYIIEIAEERRIGKIYANVLKANTIMVEMFRRRGFSLTSADHSTYFAEFDVAKVATERF, encoded by the coding sequence ATGAATAACAAGCTGGACAAGATTTTCCGGCCCGGCGCCATCGCCGTCATTGGAGCCTCCAATGAACGCCATACGGTGGGGTATGCCCTGGTCAACAACCTGGTGGGAAAAGGCTATAACGGCACCGTCTATCCGGTCAACCTGAACGAGCACAGCATACAGGGGGTCCGATGTTATCACCACGTTGGCGAAATTGAAGATAAGGTCGACCTGGCGCTGATCGCCACTCCCGCCGATTCGGTAGCGGGTTTGGTGAAAGAGTGCGGGCAGGCTGGGGTAGGAGGGGTGGTGATCATTTCCGCCGGCTTTTCGGAGACGGGAAAGGAAGGGCAAGCCCTGAGCGCAAAGGTGATCAAATCTGCCCGCAAATATGGCATGCGGGTCGTCGGGCCCAATTGCCTCGGCTTTATCAACCCATCCCTGAACCTGAACGCTACCTTCGCCAACCGCATGGCCCTGCCGGGCAAGATCGCCTTCATCTCCCAAAGCGGGGCGCTGTGCACCGCGATTCTGGACTGGGCCCGGAGGCAGAAAGTAGGCTTCAGCCATTTTGTTTCCATCGGCGATATGATCGATATCGGTTTTCACGACCTGATCGATTATTTTGGCAATGACCCGCACACTTCGAGCATCCTTATTTATATGGAATCCCTCAAGGATGCCCGCAAGTTTATGAGTGCGGCGCGGGCCTTTGCCCGCACCAAACCCATTCTGGTCCTGAAAGCGGGCAAGAGCAAGGAAGGGGCCCAGGCCACCTTGTCCCATACCGGTTCGCTGGCCGGCAACGACGCCGTATTTGAAGCAGCCCTCAAACGGGCGGGCATCATTCGGGTGGAAACCATTGCCCAGCTCTTCAATTGCGCCCAGGGGCTGGCCCTTCAGCAACGCCCCCTCGGCAACCGCCTGGCCATCATCACCAATGCGGGCGGGCCGGGAGTCCTGGCCACCGACCACCTCATTGAAAATGGGGGCGCCCTGGCGGAGCTGAGCGATGAAACCTTTGCCCGGCTCGACCAGTCGCTGCATTCGAACTGGAGCCGGGGAAATCCCGTCGATATTCACGGGGACGCTACGGCCCAGCGCTACCGCGAGGCAGTCGAAGCCTGCATTGAAGACAAAAATACAGATGGCATTCTGGTGATCCTCACGCCTCAGGCGGTGACGCGGGCTGCTGAGGTAGAACGCGAGATCACCACCCTGGCCCGGCGCACCCGCAAAACCATCCTGGCTTCCTGGATGGAGGAGGAAGAGTTTCCCCGGGAATTTTGGTACCGCCCGCCGGACAATACCATCCCCAGCTTTCAGTTTCCGGAGAGCGCCGTCGACGTTTTTCTGAAAATGTACAACTACACCCGGAATATAGAGCTGCTGTACGAAACCCCTTCCACTATGCCCCATGAGTTTTCCCCGGATATTGGGGCGGCAAATGCTTTGCTCAATAATGCCATCAAGGCCGGGCGCCGTCAGCTCACAGAGATCGAGGCCAAGCAACTCCTGGCGTATTATGAAATGCCGGTGACCCGCTCACAACTGGCTAAAACACCGGCAGAGGCGGTGCAGCTTGCCCAAAAAACCGGTTTTCCGGTAGTGATGAAAATCGTTTCTCCCGATATTGGGCTGAAGACGGATATCGGCGGAGTGGAAGTAGGCCTGAATAACCCCGCCGATGTCGAAACTGCTTTTGCCGAGATAAAGGATAGGGTGCAAAAGGCCTGCCCGGAAGCGGAAATCTATGGCGTCTCGGTGGAAGAGATGATCAGCAAACGCTACGAGCTTCTCATAGGGGCCAACAAGGACCCCATTTTTGGGCCGGTCATCGTTTTTGCCCTCGGCGGAGTAACGGTGGAAATTTTCAAGGATTCCAGTATCGGGCTGCCGCCTCTGAATATGGCCCTGGCCAAACGGATCATCGAAGAGACCAAGGTGTATGAGCTGCTCAAAGGATACCGGGGCATGCCGGAAGTGGATATTCGTTCCATACAGTTTATCCTCTACAAATTCGCTTACCTGATCATGGACTGCCCCCAGATCAAGGAAATTGATATCAATCCCTTCGTTGTGGATGAACACGGAGGGATCGTGCTCGATGCCTACGTTATTCTCGACCGGGATTACCGGGAAGCCTTACACCGCCCTTACAGCCACCTGGTTATTACACCCTACCCCAAACAGTACGTTCGCCCGTTTGTGATGAATAATGGACAGGAGGCTGTCCTCCGGCCCATTCGCCCGGAGGACGAACCCCTGGAAGCAGAGATGATCGCCGGCTTTTCCCGGCAGACCCAGTACTTCCGGTTTTTTGGCTTTGTGCCCCACATCTCCAAGGAGCTGCTCAGGCGTTCTACCCAGATCGACTACGACCGGGAGATTGCCATCATTGCCGAAATCAAAGAGGAAGGTAAAAAGGTGATGGCCGGGGAGGTGCGGCTGCTGGCAGATGCAGACAATGAGTCGGCCGAGTTCGCCATCGCTGTCGCCGACCGCTGGCAAGGCCTGGGCCTGGGCAGCAAACTGACAGATTATATCATTGAAATAGCGGAGGAGCGAAGAATCGGGAAGATTTACGCCAATGTGCTTAAAGCCAACACCATCATGGTGGAAATGTTCCGCCGCCGGGGTTTTTCTCTCACTTCGGCAGACCATTCCACTTATTTTGCCGAATTTGATGTAGCTAAAGTGGCTACGGAAAGGTTTTGA
- a CDS encoding DUF92 domain-containing protein encodes MSDKAFLTEDLFLTTTLMPVFDPVFWMLPVLAIAAASAVVAGLIDFRGAVSGFLAGLFIFLGGGFPLLLLLGVFFVTGSVATAWNLRQKAALGLAQENKGRRSLANVLANGGVAAALGLAAWALPEQAFTLQCMMAASLASATSDTLSSEMGNVYGRRYFCILGFRPGERGQDGVVSPEGTAFGLLGSMLIAVLFGLMLKWGAVVGWIGLAGFIGNLADSVLGGSLQKRGYLDNHGVNFFSTLAAAVLMGGIGWWIG; translated from the coding sequence ATGTCTGATAAAGCCTTTTTAACGGAGGATTTGTTTTTAACAACTACGCTGATGCCCGTTTTTGACCCTGTTTTCTGGATGCTGCCCGTTTTGGCGATCGCGGCGGCCTCGGCTGTGGTAGCCGGCCTGATAGATTTTCGGGGCGCTGTTTCCGGTTTCCTGGCGGGCCTTTTTATTTTTTTGGGAGGTGGTTTCCCCCTCTTGTTGTTGCTGGGTGTGTTTTTTGTTACGGGATCTGTAGCTACGGCCTGGAACCTTCGGCAGAAGGCTGCTCTGGGGTTGGCGCAGGAAAACAAAGGGCGGCGGTCGTTGGCCAATGTGCTGGCCAACGGAGGCGTAGCGGCAGCCCTCGGGCTGGCCGCCTGGGCCTTGCCGGAGCAGGCCTTTACCCTGCAATGCATGATGGCCGCCAGCCTGGCCTCGGCTACTTCCGACACCCTGTCTTCGGAAATGGGCAACGTATACGGACGCCGCTATTTTTGCATTCTGGGGTTTCGGCCGGGGGAAAGGGGGCAAGATGGAGTGGTCAGCCCGGAAGGAACGGCCTTTGGCTTGTTGGGCAGTATGCTCATCGCCGTCCTTTTCGGCCTGATGTTGAAGTGGGGCGCTGTCGTAGGGTGGATTGGGTTGGCAGGATTCATCGGCAACCTTGCCGACTCTGTTCTGGGCGGCAGCCTCCAGAAACGGGGCTATCTCGACAATCACGGCGTCAATTTTTTCAGCACCCTGGCCGCAGCTGTATTGATGGGCGGCATCGGGTGGTGGATTGGTTAA
- a CDS encoding CBS domain-containing protein, whose product MNQYPSVTKFMATKLITFTPETDIGQAIDIILKKKISGAPVLNEKKELVGMLSEVDCLRILLEAPYNKEPERMTTVADYMSSSVKTISSDKTILDAAYEFVNSGFKRLPVTENGELVGQISRVDVLRAIQEMTPHIKHVPDSWKGRQPELPNYKKSRYSENS is encoded by the coding sequence ATGAACCAGTATCCATCCGTTACTAAATTTATGGCCACCAAGCTGATCACTTTTACTCCCGAGACGGATATAGGGCAGGCGATCGATATCATCCTGAAGAAAAAAATCTCGGGAGCGCCGGTACTCAATGAAAAAAAGGAGCTGGTCGGAATGCTTTCAGAAGTGGACTGCCTGAGAATACTGCTGGAAGCCCCTTACAACAAAGAACCTGAAAGAATGACTACAGTCGCCGATTATATGTCTTCCTCGGTCAAAACCATCAGCAGCGATAAAACCATCCTGGATGCGGCCTATGAATTTGTCAACTCCGGCTTCAAACGCCTGCCCGTCACTGAAAATGGAGAACTGGTTGGCCAGATCAGCCGGGTGGACGTGCTCCGGGCCATCCAGGAAATGACGCCCCACATCAAGCACGTTCCCGATTCCTGGAAAGGGCGCCAGCCGGAACTGCCCAACTACAAGAAATCGCGGTATTCTGAAAATTCTTAA
- the add gene encoding adenosine deaminase produces MDFRGLPKIELHLHLDCSLSYRVASRIDPSLTLEQYRHNFIGPVRCHDLADYLTRAEHGIRLMQSPQQLEWVALDLMEQLKEENVLYAEIRFAPLLHTRKGMAPGQIVSVVNEALGKGMAATGVEARLILCTLRHFTESESLQTIKLVEQFKGTHVIGFDIAGDEAGYPVEAHIPAFRHARLNGIPCTSHAGEARGADSVWEVLRHFNPQRIGHGVRSSEDPELVEYLKANDIHLEVCPTSNLQTNMYEKLAEHPVDFLYRQGLSLGINTDARTISNVTLEEEYLKLCATFHWEKEQLLQCNLNALKAAFLEERLKAPIRRELLAGYK; encoded by the coding sequence ATGGACTTCAGAGGGCTGCCCAAAATAGAGCTACACCTGCACCTGGACTGCTCGCTCAGTTACCGGGTGGCTTCTCGTATCGACCCTTCACTGACCCTGGAGCAATACCGGCATAACTTTATCGGGCCGGTGCGGTGCCACGACCTGGCCGATTACCTCACCCGGGCGGAACACGGCATCCGGCTGATGCAATCTCCGCAGCAACTGGAGTGGGTGGCGCTGGACCTCATGGAGCAGCTCAAAGAGGAAAATGTATTGTACGCGGAAATCCGCTTTGCGCCTCTGTTGCACACGCGGAAAGGCATGGCGCCCGGGCAGATTGTATCTGTCGTCAACGAAGCCCTGGGCAAGGGCATGGCGGCCACCGGAGTGGAAGCCAGGCTCATCTTGTGCACGCTCCGCCACTTCACCGAATCGGAGAGCCTGCAGACCATAAAACTGGTCGAACAATTCAAAGGAACTCACGTCATTGGTTTCGATATTGCCGGCGACGAAGCCGGGTATCCGGTGGAGGCGCACATCCCTGCCTTCCGGCATGCTCGCCTGAACGGCATCCCCTGCACGTCTCACGCCGGAGAAGCGCGCGGAGCGGATAGCGTCTGGGAAGTGCTCCGGCATTTTAACCCTCAGCGCATTGGCCATGGCGTCCGCTCCTCGGAAGACCCTGAACTGGTGGAATACCTGAAAGCGAATGATATTCACCTGGAGGTGTGCCCCACCAGCAACCTTCAGACCAATATGTATGAGAAACTGGCGGAGCATCCTGTAGATTTCCTCTATCGCCAGGGCCTATCCCTCGGCATCAACACGGACGCGCGGACGATCTCAAACGTAACGCTTGAGGAAGAATACCTTAAACTGTGCGCCACTTTCCACTGGGAAAAGGAACAACTCCTCCAGTGCAACCTCAATGCCCTGAAGGCCGCTTTCCTCGAAGAAAGGCTAAAAGCGCCCATCCGGAGGGAGCTGTTGGCGGGCTATAAATAG
- a CDS encoding acyl-CoA desaturase, producing the protein MNFKEIKFNRTQHKDFMKVLRKRVNDYFQENNISRYANARMVVKTIVLILSFAVPYTLMLSGLVTHPLLILACWVVMALATAGIGFSVMHDANHGAYSRNPRVNKILGFVMNFIGGSAINWRIQHNVLHHSFTNVHGMDEDIDAGKILRFSPHQERYWFHRFQHIYAWFFYGLMTMMWITTKDFRQLLRYRKTGLLEANGIKFSVALFELFYTKAIYYAYLLFIPMFLASIPWWMTLAFFLLFHFILGFTTACVFQTAHVMDEAEYPVPDTDGNMENSWAIHQLLTTANFAPKSRILSWFIGGLNFQIEHHLFPNICHIHYPKISSIVRETAESFGLPYYTQPTFLAALINHGRMLRQLGMAG; encoded by the coding sequence ATGAACTTCAAGGAAATTAAATTCAATCGCACCCAGCACAAAGACTTCATGAAGGTCCTCCGAAAGAGGGTGAATGACTATTTTCAGGAAAACAACATTAGCCGTTACGCCAATGCCCGAATGGTAGTCAAAACCATTGTCCTGATCTTGTCTTTTGCTGTTCCGTACACGCTGATGCTCAGCGGCCTGGTTACCCATCCGCTGCTTATTCTTGCCTGCTGGGTCGTAATGGCCCTGGCCACCGCCGGCATCGGCTTCTCCGTTATGCACGACGCCAACCACGGGGCGTACTCCCGCAATCCCCGGGTCAACAAAATTCTCGGCTTTGTCATGAATTTTATCGGGGGGAGCGCCATCAACTGGCGGATACAGCACAACGTGCTGCATCACTCTTTTACCAATGTACACGGCATGGACGAAGACATCGACGCCGGCAAAATCCTGCGCTTTTCGCCGCATCAGGAGCGCTACTGGTTCCACCGGTTCCAGCACATCTATGCCTGGTTCTTTTACGGCCTGATGACCATGATGTGGATCACTACTAAAGATTTCCGCCAACTGTTGCGATACCGGAAAACGGGCTTGCTGGAAGCCAACGGAATCAAGTTCAGCGTCGCCTTGTTCGAACTCTTCTACACCAAGGCCATCTACTATGCCTACCTGTTGTTCATCCCCATGTTCCTGGCGAGCATTCCCTGGTGGATGACCCTGGCTTTCTTTCTGCTTTTCCATTTTATCCTGGGGTTTACCACTGCTTGTGTCTTCCAAACGGCTCATGTGATGGATGAAGCAGAATATCCGGTGCCCGATACGGACGGCAATATGGAGAACAGCTGGGCCATTCACCAACTGCTGACTACGGCCAATTTCGCGCCAAAGAGCCGCATTTTATCCTGGTTTATCGGCGGCCTCAACTTTCAGATCGAACACCATCTTTTCCCGAATATTTGCCACATTCACTATCCCAAAATATCGAGTATTGTACGGGAAACAGCAGAATCCTTCGGGCTTCCCTACTATACACAACCCACTTTCCTCGCCGCCCTCATCAATCACGGACGGATGCTGAGGCAGTTGGGAATGGCGGGGTGA
- the prmA gene encoding 50S ribosomal protein L11 methyltransferase: MDYYCYDIKVATSLKEIALAFLSELPFESFEEADGGLRAYLPKDRNSEDVESELSNISAQLSFRYERRLIPERNWNELWEANFDPIRVGNLCGVRAPFHPPLEGVQYEVVISPRMAFGTGHHATTYMMMERMGRDDFEGLKVLDYGCGTGILAILAEKMGAASVDAVDVEPAAYENTVDNARANQASRIRAFRGTLDDVKDTGYDYILANINRNVILNSLKALYAKLAPGAALLVSGILAADESLVLERAAEVKLSFADKARRGEWSCIRFVR; the protein is encoded by the coding sequence ATGGATTATTACTGCTATGACATCAAAGTAGCTACCTCGCTCAAAGAAATTGCTCTTGCCTTTCTCAGCGAATTGCCCTTCGAGAGCTTTGAGGAAGCCGATGGCGGCCTGCGCGCCTATTTGCCCAAAGACAGGAATTCGGAAGATGTGGAGAGCGAGCTGTCCAATATCTCCGCTCAGCTTTCCTTTCGTTATGAACGCAGGCTGATCCCCGAACGGAACTGGAACGAACTCTGGGAAGCCAACTTCGACCCTATCCGCGTCGGCAACCTGTGCGGTGTCCGCGCCCCTTTCCACCCGCCTTTGGAAGGCGTGCAGTACGAGGTCGTCATCAGCCCCCGCATGGCGTTCGGCACCGGGCACCATGCTACCACTTACATGATGATGGAAAGGATGGGCCGGGATGATTTTGAAGGCCTTAAGGTGCTGGATTATGGCTGCGGGACCGGCATACTGGCCATCCTCGCCGAAAAAATGGGGGCCGCTTCGGTGGACGCTGTCGACGTCGAACCGGCAGCCTACGAGAACACCGTCGACAATGCCCGGGCCAACCAGGCCAGCCGTATCCGGGCTTTTCGCGGCACGCTGGACGATGTGAAAGATACCGGTTATGACTATATTCTTGCAAACATTAACAGAAACGTAATATTAAACTCCCTCAAGGCGTTATATGCAAAACTCGCTCCGGGGGCGGCGCTCCTGGTTTCTGGTATCCTGGCCGCTGACGAGAGCCTGGTGCTGGAGCGCGCCGCTGAGGTGAAGCTGAGCTTTGCCGATAAGGCGCGGCGCGGAGAGTGGAGTTGTATTCGTTTTGTCCGTTAA